The following coding sequences are from one Terriglobales bacterium window:
- a CDS encoding CRTAC1 family protein encodes MKKSIPRLTCLVLLIGCSIALAQNGQFTNITQAAGIRFVHNSGATGKRYLPETLGVGVAFIDYDNDGWQDILFANSQDWPDAPKRPSTLKLYHNNRNGTFSDVTQKSGLAISMYGMGIAVGDYDNDGYDDVFVSAVGQSRLFRNNGNGTFTDVTQRAGIAGVQEFSTSAAWIDYDRDGKLDLIVANYVQWSAKQDIYCSLDGKKKSYCTPESYKGASIRVWHNLGNGKFEDATVNLGLLDMTSKTLGIAILDYNHDGWPDFVLSNDTQPNKLYVNDKGKHFSEAAVTAGIAYSEEGLARAGMGVDAADYDRSGNSSILISNFSNQMLSLFHNEGHGLFVDVAPTSEVGRESLLTLGFGCFFFDYDLDGWLDIFVANGHIEDQIENIQKRVRYAEPPHLFRNLGNGKFTEVTQRMGAEFARPRVARGAAYADIDNDGDLDLVMTTNAGPAQLFRNDSTGNQSLRVKLEGTKSNRDGIGAVVRVQSGGSQQSLMMRSGSSYLSQSELVLTFGLGSATKADRIDIEWPSGQHDTLQDIPASQVITVREGAGIKSSQKLKPRS; translated from the coding sequence ATGAAGAAATCTATTCCGCGTCTTACTTGCCTTGTTCTCCTAATAGGTTGCTCAATCGCTCTTGCCCAAAACGGGCAATTCACGAACATTACCCAAGCTGCCGGCATTCGCTTTGTCCACAACAGTGGCGCAACGGGAAAGCGATATCTCCCGGAGACGCTGGGAGTGGGCGTCGCTTTCATCGACTACGACAACGATGGCTGGCAGGACATTCTCTTTGCCAACAGCCAGGACTGGCCTGACGCTCCGAAGCGGCCCTCGACGCTGAAGCTCTACCACAACAATCGCAACGGAACGTTTTCCGATGTTACGCAAAAGTCCGGGCTCGCAATCAGCATGTACGGTATGGGAATTGCCGTCGGCGATTACGATAACGATGGCTACGACGACGTGTTCGTCAGCGCAGTGGGCCAGAGTCGACTTTTTCGCAACAATGGCAACGGCACCTTTACCGATGTCACCCAAAGGGCCGGCATCGCTGGCGTGCAGGAGTTCAGTACCAGCGCAGCGTGGATCGACTACGACCGCGACGGCAAACTTGATCTCATCGTTGCCAACTATGTTCAGTGGTCGGCAAAGCAGGACATCTACTGCAGTCTCGACGGAAAGAAAAAATCCTACTGCACGCCCGAGTCTTACAAAGGTGCTTCGATTCGGGTCTGGCACAATCTTGGCAATGGTAAGTTCGAGGATGCGACTGTCAACCTCGGTCTGCTCGACATGACGTCGAAAACCCTGGGGATTGCCATCCTCGACTACAACCACGATGGATGGCCGGACTTCGTACTCTCCAACGATACTCAGCCCAACAAGCTCTACGTCAACGACAAAGGCAAACATTTCTCCGAAGCTGCAGTCACCGCCGGCATCGCCTATAGCGAGGAGGGTTTGGCCCGTGCCGGAATGGGAGTGGATGCGGCTGATTATGATCGCAGCGGCAACTCAAGCATTCTGATCTCGAATTTCTCGAACCAGATGCTCTCCTTGTTTCACAACGAGGGACATGGTCTGTTTGTGGACGTTGCTCCGACTTCCGAGGTCGGCCGCGAAAGTCTGCTGACCTTAGGCTTCGGGTGCTTTTTCTTTGACTATGACCTCGATGGCTGGCTCGACATTTTTGTAGCGAACGGCCACATCGAAGATCAGATCGAGAACATTCAAAAGCGGGTCCGCTATGCTGAGCCTCCACATCTGTTTCGCAATCTTGGCAATGGCAAGTTCACGGAAGTGACGCAACGTATGGGCGCTGAATTTGCGCGTCCCCGTGTCGCCCGCGGAGCTGCATACGCCGACATCGACAACGATGGCGATCTCGACCTTGTAATGACGACCAACGCAGGCCCGGCGCAGCTCTTCCGCAACGACAGTACTGGAAACCAGAGCCTGCGCGTCAAGCTAGAGGGTACGAAATCGAATCGCGACGGAATCGGCGCCGTTGTTCGCGTGCAGAGCGGCGGTAGCCAACAGTCACTCATGATGCGCAGCGGATCCAGCTATCTTTCGCAGAGCGAATTGGTGCTGACCTTTGGGCTTGGCAGCGCGACGAAAGCAGATCGAATCGATATTGAATGGCCAAGCGGTCAACACGACACGCTGCAGGACATCCCTGCCAGCCAGGTGATCACAGTTCGGGAAGGGGCCGGAATAAAGTCGAGCCAGAAACTCAAACCAAGATCGTAG
- a CDS encoding discoidin domain-containing protein has protein sequence MKHSMDHLASLNKLSTSIVVVAFSLCIFPSNAHAADRAQVLTRGYNNQRTAANLAEKELKPANVNVAHFGKLFMLPVDDQIYAGLLYAADVPIAGHKHNVLLVATVNNSVYAFDADRFGNPLWHKNFNGTGRPTRNTEVGQACRIYNDFIGNIGIIGTPVIGPDRTMYFVTRTVEGDASVQRLRAIDVATGNDRPNSPQIIQATVPGNGDDTNGSVVTFNPVTENQRPALALSDGTVYIGWASFCDTRPYHGWMMSYDASTLKQVGVFNASPNGNMAGIWMSGAGPVVDQSGNLIVTTGNGSFDGKTDFGESTIKLQAKLLRPLDSFTPSNFNTLNDFDLDFGTQGPTLLPGTNHLVVGGKEGKMYLLDAQKLGGQAPGDIQVSQVVQAVDPTVRPTLTHHMHNVIPAWQSPQGLNVYVWGESDFLRVYRFNPSTHKFTLPAVASGSILAPSGMPGGMMSISANGSRPGTGILWATLPRAGDANQMTVPGGLYAYDAENLKFLWSSTAAGDDPLNFAKGSPPIVANGKVYVASISNFVSVYGKRKRAGDSQNLALRAKATGSAACMPDQTPEKAVNGSAEDGPNDKWCSAAANPFLQVDLGKNVAIGRIVVEHAGAGGDDFKMNTRDFSIQVSADGQTFSTVANVSGNIQSITTHDIPSTQARYVRLNVNTPEGTPSPTANIYEFQIFAAPDLTAGGAHGR, from the coding sequence ATGAAACACTCAATGGATCACCTGGCATCTCTTAACAAGCTCTCGACATCCATCGTCGTCGTCGCATTCTCACTCTGCATCTTCCCGTCAAACGCGCACGCTGCCGATCGCGCTCAGGTCCTCACGCGCGGTTATAACAACCAGCGCACTGCGGCAAATCTCGCCGAGAAAGAGTTAAAGCCCGCGAACGTAAATGTCGCCCACTTCGGGAAGCTCTTTATGTTGCCGGTGGATGATCAGATCTATGCGGGCCTGCTGTATGCGGCCGATGTGCCGATTGCGGGCCATAAGCACAATGTTCTATTGGTCGCAACCGTCAACAACAGTGTCTACGCCTTCGACGCTGACCGATTTGGAAATCCGCTCTGGCACAAGAACTTCAATGGCACTGGCCGTCCAACGCGAAATACCGAAGTCGGTCAGGCTTGTCGCATTTACAACGACTTCATTGGGAACATCGGCATCATTGGTACTCCCGTGATCGGCCCGGACAGGACAATGTACTTTGTGACGCGAACAGTGGAGGGCGATGCTTCTGTCCAGCGTCTGCGGGCGATCGATGTCGCGACAGGTAATGACCGTCCGAACAGCCCGCAGATCATCCAGGCGACAGTGCCTGGAAACGGAGATGACACGAATGGATCAGTTGTCACCTTCAACCCCGTAACGGAGAATCAGCGTCCGGCATTGGCTCTTTCTGACGGAACCGTCTACATCGGCTGGGCATCATTCTGCGATACGCGGCCTTATCACGGCTGGATGATGTCGTACGATGCCTCGACACTTAAGCAAGTCGGAGTGTTTAACGCCTCCCCGAATGGGAACATGGCGGGCATCTGGATGTCGGGCGCCGGACCGGTTGTGGACCAGTCCGGGAATCTGATCGTTACGACCGGTAACGGAAGTTTTGACGGCAAGACCGACTTCGGCGAGTCGACGATCAAGCTGCAGGCAAAGTTGCTTCGTCCGCTGGATTCCTTTACGCCTTCAAATTTCAACACTCTGAACGACTTCGATCTCGACTTTGGAACGCAGGGTCCGACTCTGCTACCGGGCACGAATCACCTCGTGGTAGGCGGTAAAGAAGGCAAGATGTACTTGCTTGACGCGCAAAAACTGGGAGGGCAGGCCCCGGGGGATATCCAGGTCTCTCAAGTCGTTCAGGCGGTTGATCCAACGGTTCGTCCGACGTTGACTCATCATATGCACAACGTTATTCCGGCGTGGCAAAGCCCTCAGGGCTTGAACGTTTACGTGTGGGGAGAGAGTGATTTCCTGCGCGTTTACCGCTTCAATCCGTCGACCCATAAGTTCACCCTGCCTGCGGTTGCCAGCGGTTCCATTCTGGCACCGAGCGGAATGCCCGGCGGCATGATGAGCATCTCGGCGAATGGCTCCCGTCCTGGGACCGGCATTCTCTGGGCAACGCTGCCGAGGGCGGGCGATGCCAACCAGATGACAGTGCCCGGCGGCCTTTATGCCTATGATGCCGAGAATCTGAAGTTCCTCTGGTCGAGCACAGCCGCAGGCGACGATCCGCTGAACTTCGCCAAAGGTAGTCCTCCGATCGTGGCCAATGGCAAGGTGTACGTCGCTTCTATTTCGAACTTTGTGTCCGTTTACGGCAAGCGGAAGCGCGCAGGCGATTCTCAGAATCTCGCTTTGCGAGCCAAGGCGACTGGAAGCGCCGCGTGTATGCCCGATCAGACGCCCGAAAAAGCAGTCAACGGCAGTGCTGAGGATGGCCCAAATGACAAATGGTGTTCTGCGGCGGCGAATCCGTTTCTGCAGGTTGATTTAGGCAAAAACGTCGCTATTGGTCGCATTGTTGTAGAGCACGCGGGCGCCGGTGGCGATGACTTCAAGATGAACACGCGTGACTTCAGCATTCAGGTAAGCGCCGACGGCCAAACCTTCTCAACTGTCGCTAACGTCTCAGGAAATATCCAAAGCATTACCACACATGACATTCCCTCGACTCAAGCCCGCTATGTTCGACTGAACGTGAACACGCCGGAAGGGACGCCGTCGCCGACCGCAAATATTTATGAATTCCAGATCTTTGCCGCCCCCGATCTCACCGCTGGAGGCGCTCATGGCCGATAA
- a CDS encoding FKBP-type peptidyl-prolyl cis-trans isomerase: protein MADKDIHFRSETPRPGMDSRQLRYAVLLSLICVVPFWIQTAVSQTAEIANSGLVITTPPDVAAPPADAQTMPSGLAMKVLKAGNGSEHPTGNDCVTVNFVAWKTDGTLFSTSTSMDNSELLCLNAAIVGVSEALTEMVVGEKRRLWVPEDLTFREHHHHGQKRPEDEEPPHKDLTFDLELLSIIKAPATPAELTSPPASATRTSSGLAYQVLKSGSGAAHPSLKNKVVVHFSCWRADGRLFESTEMGNHPALVTLATAPAGWREALPLMVPGEKTRFWIPAALAFGEKPANRFNPPGDLVYDIELLSVQ from the coding sequence ATGGCCGATAAAGACATCCACTTTCGGTCTGAAACACCCAGGCCTGGAATGGATTCGCGTCAATTGCGGTACGCCGTTCTCCTCAGCCTGATCTGCGTTGTCCCATTCTGGATCCAGACGGCCGTAAGCCAGACAGCCGAGATCGCGAACTCGGGCCTCGTAATTACCACGCCTCCGGACGTTGCAGCACCTCCGGCCGATGCGCAAACGATGCCCTCCGGTTTGGCCATGAAGGTCCTCAAGGCAGGAAATGGCAGCGAGCATCCCACTGGCAACGATTGTGTGACGGTGAACTTTGTGGCATGGAAGACCGACGGAACCTTGTTCTCAACCTCCACGTCAATGGACAATTCGGAGCTTCTCTGTCTGAACGCAGCCATTGTAGGTGTCTCCGAAGCGCTCACCGAAATGGTGGTGGGTGAGAAAAGGCGTCTCTGGGTTCCCGAAGATCTCACTTTCAGAGAACATCATCACCACGGTCAAAAGAGGCCGGAAGACGAAGAGCCGCCGCACAAGGATTTAACGTTCGATCTTGAGCTTCTCTCGATTATCAAAGCTCCAGCAACACCTGCCGAGCTCACCTCGCCCCCCGCGAGTGCGACCAGAACCTCGTCCGGTCTCGCCTATCAGGTGTTGAAGAGTGGTTCCGGCGCGGCACATCCATCATTGAAGAACAAGGTAGTGGTTCATTTTTCCTGCTGGAGAGCCGACGGCAGATTGTTCGAGTCTACCGAAATGGGAAATCACCCGGCGCTGGTCACGTTAGCCACTGCCCCGGCAGGATGGCGCGAGGCGTTGCCGCTGATGGTGCCCGGTGAAAAAACGCGCTTTTGGATCCCGGCGGCTCTCGCCTTCGGTGAGAAACCGGCAAACCGGTTCAATCCCCCGGGAGATCTGGTTTACGATATCGAGCTTTTGAGCGTGCAGTAG
- a CDS encoding TonB-dependent receptor, with amino-acid sequence MKAQLTRALVLLGVLLSCVGISVAQTGTGAVRGTVTDPQGRVVPSAMVTLTSTATNIVRTQKTGPVGNFSFDLIPPGDYKLEVEAPGFQKSVLESIHALVATPSDLNVVLRVGSTTQTVEVIAENAAVQVNTQDSSLGNTIVSEQITQLPMEARNVLSLLSLQPGVTKDGYVAGGRMDQANVTLDGVDINDAQTNQAGPDTLNSSTPASPIAGPVLRLNADAIEEFRLSTVSSNASGGKSSGAQVQLVSKSGADRFRGVLSEFHRNTIFEANDWFNNHNGLPRPALIRNTFGPSVGGPIIKGKFFFFYSYEGRRDASQSPGTPSTIPLPSLGQGIVKFKDSNGNLQQINATDIANIFPDTGGVNPAAVTALAQGAQIPANSNSVGDLLNTAGNVFNSPAPVHLNSHSLRLDYTLNQSQQLYVRTNVIYDHIQQAARFPNEKAPTTWSHPWGLAVGHTWTINSNVVNNFHYGMTRQAFTKGGDTSGNLGYFRLVYQPTNLTYDSSRTTPVNNFVDDVSWIKGRHTFEFGANILTISNGSVNFSNSFDTATTNPSGYKTNLLINAINQYLTETRGYTVSSAYKSSVENAVTALLGRYTQYTANFLFNRDGSLLNSGAPTRRNFATQGYEGYFQDRWKVNQNLTLSAGLRYSLWRPVYEKNGFEVQPTIPLGQIFQNRVNAMNAGSAYLQDIIINKSGPANGGPPLYNWDKTVFLPRLGLAWSPNPGEGFWSKIFGKNHASVIRGGFAMLPDSFGESIATFFDTRNTLGFSSKTTIPVNTYNVGCGHYVVVGNGLPSCTSAPGPQFTSFNQDVRSLPKITVPANLTFPLQQTEQAFPTRIESSLNSQLQTPKNYKVSLTFEREMPKGGVLSLSYVGTFARDLLAQKDIATPADLRDPKSGMDFYTAATILEKARQAGVPFSQVGTPGGAVPVIPYFENLFPVAGMNANLCSSSKPCVSSTQAVYQDALINTNDWTTTMLDMENLSNIGPHAFFQPQYGALTTWSTFAYSNYHGLAASYRQRLRDLTVDFNYTFSHSLDNASGLQAYGAYSGSALILNPFRPQDNYTASDFDSRHIINVNSVWQLPFGNGKLLGSDAHGFVEQLIGGWQFSNVFRFNTGTPFGAPYDAAEWSTNWEVQSYTSLRGPVPNNGCSTRLVAKPQYFGACEPTAFLNFRNSYPGETGLRNYFRYPHYINLDLGIGKIWTMPYNENHKLQFRWEVFNLTNTQQFQGINFSRSGYGITPGSTAPSPDFSNWTAMVPNSYRVMQAGLRYTFN; translated from the coding sequence ATGAAAGCTCAGTTGACCAGAGCTCTTGTATTACTTGGGGTGTTGCTATCCTGCGTGGGCATCAGCGTAGCTCAGACAGGCACTGGTGCAGTCCGCGGCACAGTCACAGATCCCCAAGGACGCGTCGTACCCAGCGCGATGGTCACTTTGACCAGCACAGCCACGAACATCGTCCGCACGCAAAAGACGGGGCCCGTCGGCAACTTTTCGTTCGACCTTATTCCTCCCGGCGACTACAAGCTTGAGGTAGAAGCTCCCGGGTTCCAGAAGTCGGTGTTGGAGAGCATTCACGCTTTGGTGGCTACCCCGTCGGACCTCAACGTAGTCTTACGAGTCGGATCGACAACGCAGACGGTAGAAGTGATCGCCGAAAATGCGGCAGTGCAGGTCAACACCCAAGATTCAAGCCTGGGCAACACGATCGTAAGCGAGCAAATTACGCAGCTTCCTATGGAAGCACGCAATGTGCTGTCGTTGCTAAGCCTCCAACCCGGCGTAACCAAGGACGGTTATGTTGCCGGCGGGCGCATGGATCAGGCAAATGTCACGCTCGACGGGGTGGACATTAATGACGCCCAGACCAATCAGGCAGGACCTGACACTCTGAACTCCAGCACACCTGCCAGTCCGATTGCAGGACCGGTTTTACGACTGAACGCGGATGCTATAGAAGAGTTTCGGCTTTCGACTGTATCGTCGAATGCATCCGGCGGGAAATCCTCCGGAGCCCAGGTCCAACTCGTCAGCAAGAGCGGCGCCGACCGCTTCAGGGGAGTTCTCTCGGAATTTCATCGAAACACAATTTTCGAGGCCAATGACTGGTTTAACAATCACAACGGACTGCCGAGGCCCGCTCTAATTCGAAACACTTTCGGACCTTCCGTTGGCGGACCAATCATCAAGGGTAAGTTTTTCTTCTTTTACAGCTATGAGGGACGACGGGATGCAAGTCAAAGTCCCGGAACTCCGAGCACCATCCCGCTGCCTTCGCTCGGTCAGGGAATCGTGAAGTTTAAGGATTCGAACGGCAATCTCCAGCAGATTAACGCTACCGACATTGCGAACATCTTTCCGGACACCGGTGGAGTCAATCCTGCTGCAGTAACGGCACTGGCGCAGGGAGCACAGATTCCAGCAAACAGCAATTCCGTAGGTGATTTATTGAATACGGCTGGAAACGTATTCAATTCCCCGGCACCAGTTCATCTCAATTCCCATTCGCTAAGGCTGGACTACACGCTGAATCAAAGCCAGCAGCTGTATGTCCGTACGAATGTGATCTACGACCACATTCAACAAGCCGCAAGATTTCCAAACGAAAAAGCACCCACAACCTGGAGTCACCCCTGGGGTCTCGCCGTTGGACACACTTGGACTATCAATAGCAATGTCGTCAACAACTTCCACTACGGAATGACGCGGCAGGCGTTTACCAAGGGTGGAGATACGTCGGGCAACTTAGGGTATTTCCGGCTGGTGTATCAACCGACCAACCTTACTTATGACAGTAGCCGCACGACACCTGTGAACAACTTCGTGGACGACGTCTCGTGGATCAAGGGCCGTCATACTTTTGAATTCGGCGCCAACATCCTGACCATCAGCAACGGGAGCGTCAATTTCAGCAACTCGTTTGATACGGCTACTACGAATCCCTCAGGCTATAAGACGAACCTGTTGATCAACGCGATCAATCAGTACCTGACGGAGACTCGTGGATACACGGTTTCTTCCGCTTACAAGAGCTCGGTAGAGAATGCTGTCACCGCTCTGCTTGGCCGCTACACTCAGTACACAGCTAACTTCTTGTTTAATCGCGACGGATCACTCCTGAATTCAGGCGCTCCGACTAGGCGCAACTTTGCAACTCAAGGCTATGAAGGGTACTTCCAGGACCGTTGGAAGGTGAATCAGAACCTTACCCTTTCCGCCGGCCTGCGTTACAGTCTGTGGCGTCCTGTGTATGAGAAGAACGGATTCGAAGTACAACCAACCATTCCTCTCGGACAAATCTTCCAGAATCGCGTAAACGCCATGAATGCCGGCAGCGCGTACCTGCAAGACATCATCATCAACAAATCAGGCCCCGCCAATGGCGGCCCACCGCTCTACAACTGGGATAAGACAGTGTTTCTGCCTCGGCTCGGCCTTGCCTGGTCACCAAACCCCGGCGAAGGATTCTGGTCGAAGATTTTCGGCAAGAATCATGCCAGCGTAATACGTGGCGGATTTGCGATGCTGCCCGACTCCTTCGGTGAATCGATCGCAACATTCTTCGACACGCGCAACACTCTGGGCTTCTCGTCGAAGACAACGATTCCTGTGAACACCTATAACGTCGGCTGCGGCCATTACGTGGTCGTCGGCAATGGCTTACCTTCCTGCACCTCAGCACCTGGGCCACAGTTCACTTCTTTCAATCAGGATGTACGTTCGCTGCCGAAAATCACCGTTCCTGCGAACTTGACCTTCCCGTTGCAGCAGACGGAGCAGGCATTCCCGACGAGGATTGAGTCGTCCCTGAACTCGCAGCTGCAAACACCTAAGAATTACAAAGTAAGTTTGACATTTGAGCGCGAAATGCCTAAGGGAGGAGTTCTATCACTCTCCTATGTCGGAACTTTTGCTCGTGATCTGCTGGCGCAGAAAGACATCGCAACGCCTGCAGACTTGCGAGATCCGAAGAGCGGTATGGACTTCTACACGGCTGCGACCATTCTCGAGAAGGCTCGCCAGGCTGGAGTGCCGTTCAGCCAGGTGGGAACTCCCGGCGGCGCCGTCCCGGTCATCCCCTACTTCGAGAACCTGTTTCCCGTTGCGGGCATGAATGCAAACTTGTGCTCCTCGAGCAAACCCTGCGTTTCCTCGACCCAGGCTGTATATCAAGATGCTCTCATCAATACCAACGACTGGACGACGACGATGCTCGATATGGAGAACCTTTCGAACATTGGCCCGCACGCGTTCTTCCAGCCACAGTATGGAGCCTTGACTACGTGGTCGACCTTCGCATACTCGAACTATCATGGTCTGGCCGCCTCGTATCGTCAGCGTTTGCGCGACCTAACTGTTGATTTCAATTACACATTTTCGCATTCGCTCGACAACGCTTCGGGCTTGCAGGCGTATGGCGCCTATAGTGGGTCGGCGCTCATCCTGAACCCGTTCCGTCCGCAGGATAACTACACGGCTTCCGATTTCGATAGCCGCCACATAATCAACGTCAACTCGGTGTGGCAACTGCCCTTTGGAAATGGCAAGTTGTTGGGCAGCGATGCTCACGGGTTTGTCGAGCAGCTCATCGGAGGGTGGCAATTCTCCAACGTCTTCCGCTTCAACACAGGCACTCCATTTGGCGCTCCGTACGATGCGGCAGAATGGTCAACAAACTGGGAAGTGCAGAGCTATACCAGCCTCAGAGGTCCAGTACCAAACAACGGCTGCAGCACGCGGTTGGTCGCAAAGCCGCAGTATTTCGGAGCTTGCGAGCCAACAGCCTTCCTGAATTTCCGAAACTCCTATCCCGGAGAGACTGGATTGCGGAACTACTTCCGGTATCCGCATTACATCAATCTCGATTTGGGAATTGGCAAGATCTGGACCATGCCTTACAACGAGAATCACAAGTTGCAGTTCCGTTGGGAAGTATTCAACTTGACCAACACGCAGCAGTTCCAGGGAATTAACTTTAGCCGCAGCGGCTACGGAATCACTCCTGGATCCACTGCTCCTTCTCCGGACTTCAGCAACTGGACAGCCATGGTCCCGAACTCATACCGGGTCATGCAGGCCGGGTTGCGCTACACTTTCAACTAG